The proteins below come from a single Aquarana catesbeiana isolate 2022-GZ linkage group LG12, ASM4218655v1, whole genome shotgun sequence genomic window:
- the MTG2 gene encoding mitochondrial ribosome-associated GTPase 2 has product MSPKRQRLGCTSAAIFPETERHRLTRARLRQDGSSSEDTHCMLCEGGNVEHENCWKVGMLAVQLLSRLRALSDRVRWCQAVICQGIHFPSSLPAQLVSHHRPLSTDIPLYSKKETYTKRKRDISEKKLTRYFVDHRRVKVVGGAGGDGACCFHSEPRKEFGGPDGGDGGNGGHVIIKVDPCVKSLASIVPQYRGIDGRPGRSKNCYGKGGEDVFIKVPIGTLVKEDGVVLADLSTPGEEFVAVHGGIGGKGNRFFLSNENRAPVTTIPGELGEEKSLQLELKTMAHAGMVGFPNAGKSSLLRLLSNARPAVAAYPFTTLNPHVGVIRYQDYEQIAVADVPGIIEGAHQNRGLGLSFLRHIERCRILLYVLDLAHPEPWTQMRSLQYELSQFDENLTQRPHIIVANKIDLPESGKTLASLRQEVSGKIIAVSALTGENAEELILCIRELYDGQRTGAKKTEKYSGW; this is encoded by the exons ATGTCTCCAAAAAGGCAACGCTTGGGATGCacgtcggcggccattttcccggagaccGAACGCCATAGACTTACACGTGCTCGGCTCCGGCAAGATGGCTCCAGCAGTGAGGACACTCATTGCATGCTGTGTGAAGGAGGAAATGTAGAGCATGAGAACTGCTGGAAG gtaGGGATGTTGGCGGTGCAGCTATTGTCTCGTCTTCGTGCCTTGTCCGACCGGGTTCGATGGTGTCAAGCTGTCATTTGCCAAGGTATTCATTTTCCATCCTCACTGCCGGCCCAGCTTGTGTCGCATCACCGCCCCCTGTCCACTGACATCCCACTATATTCCAAGAAAGAAACCTACACCAAGAGGAAGCGAGACATAAGTGAGAAGAAGCTG actCGTTACTTTGTTGATCACCGTAGAGTTAAAGTAGTGGGAGGAGCTGGTGGAGACGGAGCCTGCTGTTTTCACAGTGAGCCTCGGAAGGAATTTGGAGGACCAGATGGAGGGGATGGTGGAAATGGAGGACACGTGATAATTAAAG TGGATCCCTGTGTGAAGTCTTTGGCCTCCATTGTTCCTCAATACCGGGGTATTGATGGACGGCCAGGGCGCAGCAAGAACTGCTACGGAAAAGGTGGAGAAGATGTCTTTATTAAG GTTCCCATCGGAACGCTGGTGAAGGAAGATGGTGTGGTCCTTGCGGATCTCTCCACCCCAGGCGAGGAGTTTGTAGCTGTTCACGGTGGGATTGGTGGAAAAGGAAACCGGTTCTTCCTCAGCAATGAGAACCGAGCCCCAGTAACTACAATACCCGGAGAACTCGGAGAAGAGAAGTCACTTCAGCTGGAGCTGAAGACCATGGCACATGCTGGCATG GTTGGTTTTCCTAATGCTGGAAAGTCTTCTCTGTTACGTCTTCTTTCCAATGCCCGACCAGCTGTGGCTGCATACCCTTTTACCACCCTCAACCCCCATGTCGGCGTCATCCGTTACCAAGACTATGAACAGATTGCAG TGGCGGACGTCCCCGGCATCATAGAAGGAGCTCACCAGAACCGGGGTTTGGGCCTTTCTTTCCTTCGGCACATTGAGAGGTGCCGTATTCTCCTCTATGTGTTGGACCTGGCCCACCCTGAGCCCTGGACCCAGATGCGCTCCCTGCAGTACGAGCTGAGCCAGTTTGACGAGAACCTCACCCAGCGACCTCACATCATCGTGGCCAATAAAATAGACCTCCCCGAATCCGGGAAGACGCTAGCCAGCCTGCGACAGGAGGTGAGCGGCAAAATCATTGCAGTGTCTGCTCTGACCGGAGAGAATGCCGAAGAACTGATCCTTTGTATCCGAGAATTGTATGATGGGCAGAGAACTGGAGCAAAGAAGACCGAGAAGTATTCTGGCTGGTAG
- the LENG1 gene encoding leukocyte receptor cluster member 1, whose product MNILPKKSWHVRNKDNVARVRKDEAEAAEEERKRRKRAELAEQEARTDFLRKKARQSLAGPSCSDAVVASGEPAHVNFFQDVEEGGKGTNRGNKEYEEEKQKEKERQEKALGILTYLGQSASEAQTRPPWYQEAPTRSKDGEDSTKDEKLKGKLDPLCEMEKYLHRKTGEKKKCSEKKHKKHKRTKEEEKAAKPSMEQLRQERLKREAAEKARAEALLSGKKIPSAPEEEMDDRKRRYNSQFNPQAVRKPKVREEPWRPSGLKR is encoded by the coding sequence atgaatattctGCCCAAGAAAAGCTGGCACGTGCGCAACAAGGACAACGTTGCGCGAGTGCGGAAGGATGAAGCGGAGGCCGCGGAGGAGGAGCGCAAGCGCAGGAAGAGAGCGGAGCTCGCGGAACAAGAGGCCAGGACAGACTTCCTGCGTAAGAAGGCCAGGCAGTCGTTGGCGGGTCCCTCGTGTAGCGACGCGGTCGTGGCGAGCGGAGAGCCGGCTCAcgtcaacttcttccaggatgtgGAGGAAGGCGGCAAAGGGACCAACCGAGGAAACAAGGAGTACGAAGaggagaaacaaaaagaaaaggagCGGCAAGAGAAAGCCCTGGGCATCCTGACCTACCTGGGGCAAAGCGCGTCAGAGGCCCAAACCCGCCCCCCCTGGTACCAGGAGGCCCCGACCCGATCCAAAGATGGCGAGGACTCAACCAAGGACGAGAAGCTGAAAGGGAAGCTCGACCCGCTGTGCGAAATGGAGAAATACCTCCACAGAAAGACCGGGGAGAAAAAGAAATGCTccgagaaaaaacacaaaaaacacaaaaggaCGAAAGAGGAGGAGAAGGCGGCAAAACCGTCCATGGAGCAGCTGCGGCAGGAACGCCTGAAGAGGGAAGCGGCGGAGAAGGCGCGCGCCGAAGCGTTGTTGTCCGGGAAGAAAATCCCTTCCGCTCCAGAGGAGGAAATGGACGACCGAAAGAGGCGGTACAACTCGCAGTTCAATCCACAGGCCGTCCGGAAACCCAAAGTACGAGAGGAGCCCTGGAGACCCTCGGGATTAAAGAGATAG